The following is a genomic window from Nicotiana tabacum cultivar K326 chromosome 3, ASM71507v2, whole genome shotgun sequence.
ttctgttaccttatttaccatagcagattcatcaaaggtaacatccatgctgaatattactttctttgtcataggacaccataagcgatatcctttgactccagaagtaattcccataaaaatagtctgctttgcccttggatccaattttgactctgttacatgataatatgcagttgagccaaacacgtgcaaagagtcataatctacagcaggctttccgtaccatttttcaaatggtgtcttgccatcaacaGCAGCAaatggtaagcgattaatgaggtggaatgcatatgtaactgcctcagcccaaaattctttgcccaagccagcattggacaacatacaccgtaccttctccagcaaggtccgattcacacgttctgccactccattctgttgtggtgtatgtctgacagtgaagtgtcggacgatgccatcattttcacagaccttattgaaatgatcatttttatattcacctccattgtctgtgcgaatacacttgatcctcttgcctgtttgattcaCCACCATCGtattccatttgagaaaaattcccaacacttcatctttgctcttcattgtatacacccacactcttcgggaaaaatcatcaacaaaggttacaaaatagtgtttcccacccaatgaagatgttttggaaggaccccaaacatcagagtatacataatccaaaatacctttagtattatggatcgctgtaccaaatttaacccttgtctgtttccctttgacacaatgctcacaaaactccaagttgcaatcctttactccttttaacaatccttgatctgatagagttttcaaggattttcctccagcttgtcccaagcgcatgtgccatagcttggttgtttctgcctctttgtcgtcactggatgtcactgtcgctgtcccaataactgtactgccacaatagcggtacatattattgttcttccgattagcctttattaccactagtgcaccggagcatactctcatcactccattttctgcaataattttgaacccttttgattctagggctcccacagagatgagattcttcttcaagtccggtacatatcgaacatctgttaatgttctgatcattccatcatggttccttaatcgtattgaaccaattccatatgaggtaagagggttgttgtccgctgtgtggatgactccatattttccttcttgaaaatccatgaaccagtccctgttgggacacatatgattagctacaagccgagtccatcaaccatatgtctgatgatgttgatgactctgttgtaactaatgagaagtctgaatcatcacaatcagctacatttgaatccataatggcctttccattatgatgtttggccttattcttcaacttcggacagtctttcttccaatgccccttttctcgacaaaaggcacattcatctttgctgggtctggatcttgacttggatcttcccttctttgtcctcgtttgattttgaggacgacccctcacaaatagtgcttctccttctctgcccttctgtttttctcgctttctttgttcatagctgtacaaagccgaacaaacttctctgagagaaacttcttcatttccatggagtagagtagtttcaagatgctcgtactcatcaggaagtgacgccaacaacatcaaggccaagtcaccatcatcataagttgtatccatattttgcaaatctgtgaccaacttattgaaactggtgatatgttcattcatcgtggtaccaggaacataggtgaagtgaaacaatctcttcttcatgtacaatttattttgactatttttcttcaaaaatttatcctccagtgctttccataatttacttacAGAAGTTtcttttgtgtatggatatttctgctctctagcaaggtaggatcgaatggtaccacaagcaacacggttgagaatcttccaatcttcttctccaataacatctggtttcttttcttcaatggccagatctagcccttgttgataaaggacatctagaacctcgacttgccacatcccaaaatgtccggacccgtcaaatatttctaccgcaaagatgccaatgatgacgtattgttgacacttgatgtagattcttcttgtttattgtctcccatctttgacacaaatattatttaatagctgacgacacaaatcaagattatttcctttctggtgtggaaggtcagactaagctgcaaccagagagcatactcagacagaaccttgactcagttaccaagataaatcttttctgatgtggaagatcagactatgctgcaaccacagagcatacttagacagtaccttggctctgataccaattgttgcggaagccatttatgtatatagtgtgaataagtcacaactaatataccaaaaattatgacagccaccaaataataaataagacaataaagcaacaataaaaggaacaccagaatttacgaggttcggctaattttgcctactcctcggacacaaccaatattttattctactccaaaaatacaagtgaaataatactaaagagagaagatacaaatgccttaagaagataagaaggcaaatgagaggtgtatttaaatcctaaacattaggcctccttttatagggaaaaattccCAAACCCAAATTgtcacccaccgatgtgggacttttgacaattcAACACATGGCATGTTGCCTGATGTATCGCGGACATGTAGTACCCAAGGACGTGAATGCTGATGTATACATTATTAAAACCAATTAGTGGAGCATTCAGTTTGTTGATTGGTGTCCCACAGGCTTGAAGTGTGGTATCAATTACCAGACTCCAACTGTTGTTCCCGTAGGCGATTTGGCCAAGGTACAGAGAGCAATGTGTATGATATCCAATTCCACCAGTGTTGTAGAGGTTTTCTCAAGAATCGACCACAAGTTCGATCTAATGTATGCTAAGAAAGCCTTTGTTCATTGGTATGTTGGTGGAGGTATGGAGGGTCAATTTTCTGAAGCACGTGAGGATCTTGCTGCACTTGAGAAAGATTATGAGGAGGTGGGTGCTGAGTCTGGGCAGGGTGAAGAGGGTAGTGAAGGAGAAAAGTACTGACTGAGAGGAGAGAGTATGTGTGATCGATCATTAGTAGTTTTTCTTATTgccttttctttatttcagtATATGTGCTGATTTAGCATTGTCCCGGTATTTGTGAAAGGATATCTTAACTATGTACATGTATTTTATCACTGCTAAAACTTTTCCTGGTTTAATTTATGGCATCTTTTGAATGATTATGTCCTTGGATATTGAAAAGATTTAGACAAAATGAATAGGCATACAATCTTTATCCAGTTATCAGTTTCTTTCCTCTGCCCCCTACTTCTACATTCATGCTGTTTAATTTACTCACCCAAGTCCGTTATCTATGAtaattaggggtgtcaatggatattcaaAAACTGATTAAATCGATCAAACCGTACCATGTcgaaccgatttttagatttcttttaataaaaccgtaggcttttatataaatctataaccataccgataattagggtaggttttttattttacaaaaataaaccgaaaaaatgccgaaccgtaccgaataaatttatatgtgaaaactatatttatatattatgtttaaaaataataaaatattaaatttttcttgtgtcttggaattatgaaaacaatTACAAGACAAAAAGTAATAAACTCAAAATCATAATtctcaaacctattatgctactcccattgaaactaaattatttccagcatCTTCACTAGTAAGACACAAGGTATTGTAGCggttatgagtagcaaactacaatgtatttattatgttttctttcttatgatttagtattatttttttttgaatatttaatcttctatagactttattcttgagtctcagTCTCAGCTTGGTTAATACCTTTCCACTCgagtgatttatattttctttatattagtttgtttaatttcttttacATTGTTGTAgagtagttgatggatctatactctagccatctttcatattttcttaattcatcaccctttaaaatgtaaaaatgtctagagagttttgctaggTCCTATAAAATTATGTATATTATttcattctacttctactagtgacttttacatgacatATAAAAAAAATGCCGAAAATTAGCCGAACCGTACCAATGTCGAAGAGAAACCGatatgattgggacggtttcgaaaagtctaatttatgttatacataatagaataaccaaaaaattggtatgatacaaaatttacaataaccgtctgaaccgaaccattgacacccctaatgATAACCATGATGTTCTTGTTTTGGTTGTTATATATTGGGTGTACGAATAAAGTCTCACATTAGTTGGTGAAAAGATTGGCAGGCTATATATAAGGTGTGGAGATCTCTTAATTGTCTGAGAACTTTTGCCGTGCAGGTTCACTATAAGGTTAAGAGTGACTTGCTTACGCTGCTAAATAATCTTCACTTTAGTGAGCCCGTAGTAGCCTTGGAGTTAGGTTATGATGATCGTAATGAGCTCTACTATAAAGAAAAATCTCCTTTATTCAAAGATGAAGTCCTATCTAAGGGCCTTCGTTGCAAATTCTGACATCACCACAGAAAAGCTTTTATATCTTCGTAAAAAGGGGAATCATGCGTTTCGACACATAGACTTGTAAGACCTCCGCGAGAGCGGCtatgtattttttcaaaaatttctagTTTTTTCGACTGAAAAATTTTCAACCGCTTGTTATCAGTAAGGCAgttttgtcaaaattttcctagATGTCGACAATTTGGGTATTTCCAGTCGTATAAGTGcattatttattactcatttaaCTCTTGAAtgtaaataaagaaaattttgtttgtatGCAACGATGAAGAGTTCATGTTTTGAAATTGAGGCTTGTGAGCTCTAAAGTTTTTTCTTCACAGTTCTTCTGCGCTTAAGTTATCTATTGAAGAATTTGTTTCTAGAAGTTCCAAAATACAATAGTATTTTCTGCATGCCCTTTGATGGACAAAATAGTTTTCCTTGTCTGAGATGAATGAGGAGCATTCTGCATTGATATTTGGCACATGCTTAGAACTAAGAATAATTGGTTAAGCCACCAGGCGTTGTCAATCTAAAGATTAGTATTGAATTGGATCAGGTGTTAAATCATACCTTTTGTATTTTgaatagaataaataaatatagagGTCTGTTGCTAGGGAGCACAATGTTATGTAAGTTGTAATATATGCATCCTGTTGATTTAGTGTTTAATTACTTGCCATAAAATTGCCAACATGACTTAAAATTGAATATGAAGTAACATTAACAAACTTAAAAAGAAATTTCTTGGCATATTTTTTATTCATAGTAAGTATAGCATTAAcattaattatgtaataaatagATCAATATTTTTCATTATCTTGAGGATCAGTTCAGCTTTTGCAGTCTCAGCTGTATAATGGGAAcacaattttggacttggattcTCTGTAATCCGAATATATGAATTACATCTAATCAAATTGACAATACATGTGACAGAGAAACCCACACACCAACTATAAATCATATAGGCGTTTCTCTCGAAATTGCTCAGGCTTATTCAGTCATCTTCttaatattcttctatatttgCTTTTTGAAATGGTAAGGAGGACGAGTAGGGGTAGGCAAAAGATTGAATGAAGTATGTCGAGTCAAAAGAAGCACGCTATGTTACCTTCTCAAAAAGGAAAGCGGGCTTGTTCAGGAAAGCGGAGGAGTTTTCCACTGTGACGGGAGCAGATGTTGGTGTTCTATTCTTTTCACCAAGTGGAAAACCATGTTCCTATACCTCCACTAGTGTTGAAAAAATAacaggaaaatttcgtgaatggAAACAACAGAATACTGATGAAGGAAAATCAAGTGTCTTTGAGGCATTTGATGATCTCTGCAAATATAAACAAGATGAGAACGAGAAGGGAAAAAGTCGGGAATTAAGGTATAAGGTAATGTACCCTGGCGTTGAAATACCGCCCGATAAAGAGAGGTTGGAGAAGCTGGTGGAAATGAAGCTACGGTTGGACAAAATTAATGAAGCAGCAAAAAATCACATTCAAGCCGAGCGACTCAAGTTTGATTTAAATATTGTCCCTGAATATGAAGTGGGGGAGAGTTCGGGAACTCATCATTAATAAACGTGGCTGTGGAAATTGAAGTCCTTGAATTTGGTACTAGTGTTTAGAGGAGAGTTTAGTCACCAGTTATCGAATCTTTCATTTGGTCAATTGTTGTCTTTGTTATTGAGTCAGTCATTGTTTGTCTTTCAGTTGTCAAATTATCTGAGGTTTTAGGGTGCCCAAAACCGAAATGACTTATTTTTTGACACAAAATACATTTATACAGTTAAAAAAAGTTATATTTTTACATAAAATGCAATATGATACTGCCTTTTACTTTAACGGAAAGTTAGCCGTTAAAGttaaacgcagtattatactgcattttattaaaaaattaattatttttatagaaaaacgcattataatactgcgtttaaggaaaatgcagtattatactgcgtttccCTATAATAAAATATAGGGCGGTCCTTTTTCTTCCCCAACTCCACCACAGACTCCATTTTTAAAAATACCCAACCCCACCACTGCTGGTCCTCC
Proteins encoded in this region:
- the LOC107767181 gene encoding agamous-like MADS-box protein AGL29, encoding MKYVESKEARYVTFSKRKAGLFRKAEEFSTVTGADVGVLFFSPSGKPCSYTSTSVEKITGKFREWKQQNTDEGKSSVFEAFDDLCKYKQDENEKGKSRELRYKVMYPGVEIPPDKERLEKLVEMKLRLDKINEAAKNHIQAERLKFDLNIVPEYEVGESSGTHH